The Miscanthus floridulus cultivar M001 chromosome 7, ASM1932011v1, whole genome shotgun sequence genome includes a region encoding these proteins:
- the LOC136464080 gene encoding GDSL esterase/lipase At5g55050-like, producing MATVPPVLVLHVLLAACAAAVDAAAAGSSKVPAIYVFGDSTADVGNNNYLPGGDVPRANFPHNGVDFPTSRPTGRFSNGYNGVDFLAVNMGFKRSPPPFLAVANKTNKQVFRGLLGVNFASAGSGILDTTGSSIIPLSKQVEQFAAVQRNISSRVGNGAAADALLSRSLFLVSTGGNDLFAFFSRNSTPSDADKQQFVGNLVALYQNHVKALYVLGARKFAVIDVPPIGCCPYPRSLHPLGACIDVLNELARGFNKGVKAAMHGLSLSFQGFRYSVGSSHAVAQSIMKHPQRLGFKDVTNACCGSGRFNGESGCTPNATLCDNRHEYLFWDLLHPTHATSKLAAAAIYNGSLHFAAPINFRQLVEDDRY from the exons ATGGCCACCGTGCCGCCAGTGCTAGTCCTGCATGTTCTGCTCGCCGCCTGCGCCGCGGCGGTGGACGCGGCAGCGGCAGGGAGTAGCAAGGTGCCGGCGATCTATGTGTTCGGCGACTCCACGGCGGACGTGGGCAACAACAACTACCTGCCGGGCGGCGACGTGCCGCGGGCCAACTTTCCCCACAACGGCGTCGACTTCCCCACGTCGCGCCCAACCGGCAGGTTCAGCAACGGATACAACGGCGTCGACTTCTTGG CTGTGAACATGGGCTTCAAGCGCAGCCCGCCGCCGTTCCTCGCCGTGGCCAACAAGACcaacaagcaggtcttcagaGGTCTCCTGGGAGTAAACTTCGCCTCTGCAGGATCAGGCATTCTCGACACAACA GGGAGCTCCATCATCCCGCTGAGCAAGCAGGTGGAGCAATTCGCCGCCGTGCAGCGCAACATCTCCTCGCGCGTCGGCAACGGGGCTGCCGCCGACGCCCTGCTGTCGCGGTCCCTGTTCCTCGTCAGCACCGGCGGCAACGACCTGTTCGCCTTCTTCTCGCGGAACAGCACGCCGTCGGACGCCGACAAGCAGCAGTTCGTCGGCAACCTCGTCGCGCTGTACCAGAACCATGTGAAG GCTCTGTACGTGCTCGGGGCGAGGAAGTTCGCGGTGATCGACGTCCCGCCGATCGGGTGCTGCCCCTACCCGCGGAGCCTGCACCCGCTGGGCGCCTGCATCGACGTCCTCAACGAGCTGGCGCGCGGGTTCAACAAGGGCGTCAAGGCCGCCATGCACGGCCTCAGCCTGAGCTTCCAGGGGTTCAGGTACTCCGTCGGGAGCTCCCATGCCGTGGCGCAGAGCATCATGAAGCACCCTCAAAGGCtgg GGTTCAAGGACGTGACGAACGCGTGCTGCGGGTCGGGCCGGTTCAACGGGGAGTCCGGGTGCACGCCCAACGCGACGCTGTGCGACAACCGGCACGAGTACCTGTTCTGGGACCTGCTGCACCCGACGCACGCCACCTccaagctcgccgccgccgccatctacAACGGCTCGCTCCACTTCGCAGCGCCCATAAACTTCAGGCAGCTGGTGGAAGACGACCGATACTAG
- the LOC136465997 gene encoding uncharacterized protein, with protein MPEARALGKRAISLVSLAVAAEPVAVEVTPPAPQRTEGASGSAEDRPVPMDTDATPPPPPPPSRMRFAVAKLGLPHSSWKRPADDLPLAPLKALKASPGSSAHWVAEVQATIQRGAASTRVDPKEPVAQGGVAEAAPARSDGAIVPFVAEAPRASRAEAKEAPTPMTAETAVSVIGVSASAEATMTEAEAPKTAEAVIAEAGAPKVTVAIVMAVRPSVQEVEMQAAEASAVPLAQGPPFLRESAREAEVYLISSDNTSRVREVVGAKETNAVEQPAPLLDEGSSALVRSLRRRSFRPPRLPAQCRRC; from the exons atgcccgaggcgcgggcgttaggcaaacgcgccatcAGCCTGGTAAGCTTGGCGGTCGCGGCggagccggtggcggtggaggtgacGCCACcggccccgcagaggaccgaaggggcatcggggtccgctgaggaccgaccggtgccgatggatacggatgcgacgccaccgccgccgcctccgccgtcgcggatgaggtttgctgtggcgaagctGGGGCTGCCCCATTCAAG ttggaaacggcctgcggacgacctccccttggcgccccttaaggcgcttaaggcgagccccggctcctctgcccactgggtggcggaggtgcAAGCCACcatccaacgcggcgcggcgtcgacgagggtcgacccaaaggaaccggtcgcccaaggaggggttgccgaggcggcccctgcacggtcggatggggccattgtgccctttgttgccgaggctcctaGGGCCTCTAGGGCTGAGGCGAAGGAGGCCCCTACGCccatgaccgccgagaccgcagtgtccGTGATCGGCGtttctgcgtctgccgaggccacaatgacggaggccgaagcccccaagaccgccgaggccgtgattgcagaggccggagcccccaaggtcACCGTGGCCATCGTGATGGCGGTgaggccgtctgtgcaggaggtggagatgcaggcggcggaggcctcggccgtgcccttggcACAGGGCCCGCCGTTCTTGCGGGAGagtgcccgggaggcggaggtctatctgaTCTCCTCCGACAACACTTCCCGGGTGCGGGAGGTGGTCGGCGCCAAGGAGACCaatgccgtggagcagccggcgccgctcctagacgagggaagctcagccctcgtgcgg agtctgAGGCGGAGATCATTcaggccgccgaggcttccagcgcagtGCAGACGGTGCTAG
- the LOC136464081 gene encoding dehydrin COR410-like yields MEDERNTQQHQGGEAQENAAGDQVEVKDRGLLDSLLGRKKHEDHEKKQEEEELATGMEKVTVAEPEEHEHKEAHEAAGDKKESLLAKLHRTSSSSSSSSDEEEEVIDENGEIVKRKKKKGIKEKIKEKLPGHHKDHEGDHHTAAVPSPAAAAAPVVETHAHHHQEEEHKPHFPAPAPPPHVHQHDHGVVVQKVEDDVKTETPPPAPEEEKKGLLDKIKEKLPGVHKKMEGDAAAPAVHTLAPAPHAEDVSSPDGKEKKGLLGKIMDKIPGYHKSSGEEEHKDAAGEHKTSN; encoded by the exons ATGGAGGATGAGAGGAACACCCAGCAGCACCAGGGCGGTGAGGCCCAGGAGAACGCCGCCGGCGATCAGGTGGAGGTGAAGGACAGGGGACTCCTGGACAGCCTTCTCGGCAGGAAGAAGCACGAGGACCACGAGAagaagcaggaggaggaggagctggccACCGGCATGGAGAAGGTCACGGTGGCCGAGCCCGAGGAGCACGAGCACAAGGAGGCGCACGAGGCCGCCGGCGACAAGAAGGAGAGCCTTCTCGCCAAGCTGCACCGCaccagctccagctccagctcg TCGAGCGATGAGGAAGAGGAGGTGATCGATGAGAACGGCGAGAtcgtcaagaggaagaagaagaagggcatcaAGGAGAAGATCAAGGAGAAGCTGCCGGGCCACCACAAGGACCACGAGGGCGACCACCACACGGCCGCCGTACCATcccccgcggcggcggccgcgcccgTGGTGGAGACGCACGCTCACCACCACCAGGAGGAAGAGCACAAGCCTCACTTCCCGGCCCCGGCGCCTCCCCCGCACGTCCACCAGCACGACCACGGCGTCGTTGTCCAGAAGGTCGAGGACGACGTGAAGACCGAGACCCCACCGCCGGCAccggaggaggagaagaaaggcCTGCTGGACAAGATCAAGGAGAAGCTCCCCGGTGTCCACAAGAAGATGGAAGGAGACGCTGCCGCACCGGCCGTCCACACCCTGGCGCCGGCGCCGCACGCCGAGGACGTGAGCAGCCCGGATGGCAAGGAGAAGAAGGGCTTGCTGGGCAAGATCATGGACAAGATACCCGGCTACCACAAGAGCTCAGGTGAAGAAGAGCACAAGGACGCCGCCGGCGAGCACAAGACCAGCAACTAA